The following are encoded in a window of Gossypium raimondii isolate GPD5lz chromosome 13, ASM2569854v1, whole genome shotgun sequence genomic DNA:
- the LOC105784416 gene encoding metacaspase-1 isoform X2, translating into MEIKIICHRCKQKFSASTTTEIIICPQCRTVIPNRTPRKQSPPSGGDYGSSIPSLIGKLLKKLCHALKPATAPGLSSFVYPKSCGLDNVGALGNKRAVLCGVSYKKWKYKLKGTINDVFNMRDLLIRYYEYRDENMLILTEEQPDARLIPTKANIESSLKWLVKDCRSGDSLVFYYSGHGLRQPDFEGDEIDGFDETICPVDFLKEGMIVDNDIYATIVQPLTEGVRLHAIVDACHSGTILDLEHYYDNNDNDHLPQWVRALFKESDSNFFLLRLDSNGKITNLHRVRGNKQVVEKLIVSVLAKMTRLLLTQRHLVPRQ; encoded by the exons AtggaaatcaaaattatatgcCATCGTTGCAAGCAAAAGTTTTCAGCGTCAACTACTACGGAGATCATTATTTGCCCGCAATGTCGTACAGTCATTCCCAACCGAACACCGAGAAAACAATCGCCGCCTTCTGGTGGGGACTATGGCAGTTCAATTCCATCATTAATAGGTAAGCTTTTGAAGAAACTTTGTCACGCTCTGAAACCGGCTACTGCTCCGGGGCTGTCATCATTCGTTTACCCTAAATCTTGTGGTTTGGATAATGTTGGCGCATTGGGGAATAAACGTGCTGTGCTTTGCGGTGTGAGCTACAAAAAGTGGAAGTATAAGCTCAAAGGGACCATAAACGATGTGTTCAACATGAGAGATTTGTTGATTCGGTACTACGAATATCGGGATGAAAACATGCTAATTCTCACAG AGGAACAACCAGACGCCAGGCTTATACCAACGAAGGCGAACATCGAGAGTAGCTTGAAATGGCTGGTGAAGGACTGTCGTTCAGGAGATTCGCTGGTTTTTTATTATTCCGGGCACGGCTTACGGCAACCCGATTTTGAAGGCGATGAGATTGATGGGTTCGACGAGACCATATGCCCGGTTGATTTTCTGAAAGAAGGCATGATCGTCGACAATGACATTTATGCCACCATTGTTCAGCCGCTGACAGAGGGTGTCAGGCTTCATGCCATTGTTGATGCTTGCCATAGCGGAACTATTCTTGATCTAGAGCACTACTATGACAACAACGA TAATGACCATTTGCCTCAATGGGTGCGTGCTCTTTTCAAAGAATCAGATTCTAATTTCTTTCTCCTACGGTTAGACAGCAATGGAAAGATAACAAACCTCCATCGGGTGCGAGGAAACAAACAAGTGGTGGAAAAGCTTATTGTATCAGTGCTTGCGAAGATGACCAGGTTGCTGCTGACACAACG GCATTTAGTTCCAAGACAATGA
- the LOC105784416 gene encoding metacaspase-1 isoform X1, with protein MEIKIICHRCKQKFSASTTTEIIICPQCRTVIPNRTPRKQSPPSGGDYGSSIPSLIGKLLKKLCHALKPATAPGLSSFVYPKSCGLDNVGALGNKRAVLCGVSYKKWKYKLKGTINDVFNMRDLLIRYYEYRDENMLILTEEQPDARLIPTKANIESSLKWLVKDCRSGDSLVFYYSGHGLRQPDFEGDEIDGFDETICPVDFLKEGMIVDNDIYATIVQPLTEGVRLHAIVDACHSGTILDLEHYYDNNEQQWKDNKPPSGARKQTSGGKAYCISACEDDQVAADTTAFSSKTMNGALTYILIEVVKANPDVTYGILLKNILERIDKANERGCVGGSGILSRIFGPNITQKPLLSASEQFNIYETQFKL; from the exons AtggaaatcaaaattatatgcCATCGTTGCAAGCAAAAGTTTTCAGCGTCAACTACTACGGAGATCATTATTTGCCCGCAATGTCGTACAGTCATTCCCAACCGAACACCGAGAAAACAATCGCCGCCTTCTGGTGGGGACTATGGCAGTTCAATTCCATCATTAATAGGTAAGCTTTTGAAGAAACTTTGTCACGCTCTGAAACCGGCTACTGCTCCGGGGCTGTCATCATTCGTTTACCCTAAATCTTGTGGTTTGGATAATGTTGGCGCATTGGGGAATAAACGTGCTGTGCTTTGCGGTGTGAGCTACAAAAAGTGGAAGTATAAGCTCAAAGGGACCATAAACGATGTGTTCAACATGAGAGATTTGTTGATTCGGTACTACGAATATCGGGATGAAAACATGCTAATTCTCACAG AGGAACAACCAGACGCCAGGCTTATACCAACGAAGGCGAACATCGAGAGTAGCTTGAAATGGCTGGTGAAGGACTGTCGTTCAGGAGATTCGCTGGTTTTTTATTATTCCGGGCACGGCTTACGGCAACCCGATTTTGAAGGCGATGAGATTGATGGGTTCGACGAGACCATATGCCCGGTTGATTTTCTGAAAGAAGGCATGATCGTCGACAATGACATTTATGCCACCATTGTTCAGCCGCTGACAGAGGGTGTCAGGCTTCATGCCATTGTTGATGCTTGCCATAGCGGAACTATTCTTGATCTAGAGCACTACTATGACAACAACGA ACAGCAATGGAAAGATAACAAACCTCCATCGGGTGCGAGGAAACAAACAAGTGGTGGAAAAGCTTATTGTATCAGTGCTTGCGAAGATGACCAGGTTGCTGCTGACACAACG GCATTTAGTTCCAAGACAATGAATGGGGCATTGACGTACATTTTAATAGAGGTTGTAAAAGCAAACCCAGATGTAACATACGGGattttgcttaaaaatattttggaaagaATTGACAAGGCCAACGAGCGAGGATGTGTGGGTGGTTCTGGCATTTTGAGCCGAATTTTTGGTCCCAATATCACACAG aaaccTTTACTTTCAGCTTCTGAACAGTTCAACATTTACGAGACCCAATTTAAACTTTaa